In the genome of Triticum urartu cultivar G1812 chromosome 5, Tu2.1, whole genome shotgun sequence, one region contains:
- the LOC125506178 gene encoding uncharacterized protein LOC125506178, giving the protein MDKSWMRAARSSAEYSEGTINFIQFAFRESAKNSRILCPCKICVNSHWLGEHEVYDHLVCDGFMSGYTTLIHHGESTRPSEATTGPSSQFEEYADSDEMDEMLLEGFGMYGTRTLGEEQESEDDLDDDVEAYYRLVDDGRQELYPGCKRFSKLQFLVRLLHIKNMRGMSNVCFDQVLTLIKEALPEGQALPKKFHGAKKFARAIGIGYDSIDACKNDCILFRKEHDDDISCPVCGTSRWKSINTGVDGRRVHKVPQKVVLHFPLKKILQRLFASTNTASDVRWHSEGRTKDDLIRHPDDSPAWKHFDAIHKDFSSEVCNVRFGLGADGFNPFGNMNLSYSIWPIVLIPYNLPPWICMKQSNFILSVIIPGKKSPGKDMDVYMQLTIDDLLELWNDGVWTYDASRSKKFLLRAALLWTISDWPRHGSLSVENIVVCSHCLSKTCSL; this is encoded by the coding sequence ATGGATAAGAGTTGGATGCGAGCAGCAAGGTCTTCCGCTGAGTATTCTGAAGGAACTATCAACTTCATACAATTTGCTTTTCGCGAGTCAGCAAAAAATAGTAGGATTCTCTGCCCTTGCAAGATATGTGTAAACTCTCATTGGTTAGGTGAACATGAAGTCTATGATCATTTGGTTTGTGATGGATTCATGTCCGGATATACCACATTGATTCACCATGGAGAAAGTACGCGGCCCTCCGAAGCAACTACTGGTCCTAGTTCACAGTTTGAAGAATATGCTGATAGTGATGAGATGGATGAGATGCTACTAGAAGGATTTGGGATGTACGGTACTCGTACTTTAGGAGAGGAGCAAGAATCTGAAGATGATTTGGACGATGATGTTGAGGCATACTATAGATTAGTTGATGATGGACGCCAAGAGTTGTACCCAGGTTGCAAAAGATTCTCGAAGCTGCAATTTTTGGTGAGGTTGCTTCATATCAAGAATATGAGGGGAATGAGCAATGTCTGCTTTGATCAGGTATTGACGCTAATTAAGGAGGCACTTCCAGAAGGTCAGGCGTTGCCCAAAAAATTTCATGGGGCCAAAAAGTTTGCGAGAGCCATTGGTATTGGATATGATAGTATAGATGCATGCAAAAACGATTGCATTCTATTTAGGAAGGAACATGATGATGACATATCATGTCCAGTGTGTGGCACAAGTAGATGGAAGAGCATAAATACTGGAGTTGATGGAAGGCGTGTCCACAAGGTGCCTCAAAAGGTGGTTCTTCATTTCCCGCTAAAGAAGATACTCCAAAGGTTGTTCGCTTCTACAAATACGGCATCAGATGTGAGGTGGCACAGCGAAGGCCGCACAAAGGACGACTTGATACGACACCCAGATGATTCACCTGCATGGAAACACTTTGATGCTATTCACAAAGACTTCAGTTCAGAAGTTTGCAATGTTAGATTTGGATTGGGAGCAGATGGTTTCAACCCTTTTGGAAATATGAATCTCTCATATAGCATATGGCCTATCGTCTTGATCCCCTACAACCTTCCTCCATGGATTTGTATGAAGCAATCAAACTTTATCCTCTCTGTCATCATTCCTGGTAAAAAATCTCCAGGGAAAGACATGGATGTTTACATGCAGCTAACCATAGATGATCTTCTGGAGCTTTGGAATGATGGAGTCTGGACTTATGATGCCTCTCGATCTAAGAAGTTTCTCTTACGTGCCGCACTACTATGGACAATAAGTGATTGGCCTAGGCATGGATCTTTGTCTGTAGAAAATATAGTAGTTTGCTCCCATTGTCTATCAAAGACATGCTCTCTTTGA